TCTGTTAGGGAAATGAAACTATCAGTCATCATGGTACATTATAATGTGGCGGATCTGCTGCGAAAATGTCTTATTTCAGCTGAAAAATATCTGAAAGGCATCACCCACGAAATCATCGTGATTGATAATGCTTCGCCGGATCATTCGTGGCAGATGCTTAGGGATGAATTCCCACAGGTGAAATTTATCGCCGCAGATGAAAATCGCGGTTTTGCGGTAGCCAATAATTCGGCCGCCAAAATTGCGGAGGGCGACTATCTGTTGCTGCTGAACCCTGATACAGAATTTGAAGGAGATGATATGCCCGAAATTTTAAATTTCGCGGATGCCCAGAAAGATTTGGGCTGCCTTGGCGTTAGGATGCACGATGCTTCAGGGCAGTTTCTGCCAGAAAGTAAACGGTCGGTGCCGGATATGTTCAATTCTTTCGAGAAGCTATTTACAGGCTTTCGCCGACAGCAAGCAAAATCCTATTACCGAAATGATGTCCCGGAACATGAAATTGCTGAAGTAGAGGTAATTACCGGTGCTTTTCTACTGATAAAACGCGAACTTTATCTTGAAGTTGATGGTTTGGATGAAAGTTACTTCATGTACGGTGAAGACATCGACCTTTGTTATACGCTGCTGAGGAAAAATTATAGCAACTGGTATTACGGTAAAGCCTCTATCCTTCATCATAAAGGCGAAAGTACCGTGAAAGACGCGGTGTATCTGCAGCGTTTTTATGGCGCGATGCAGATTTTCGTGGATAAATACTACAAGGAGACCAAACCGTTGCAGCACTGGCTTCTGTCGGTAGGTCTTCAGTTTCGCCATTATCTTGAGAAAAGGAAACTGCACAAAAAAGAGGCATAAACTTTATACCTCTTCAATTATTATATCTTTTAAATAATCTCTTATTTTGCGGCTGCTGCAGGCAGCGTAGCCGGATTATTGGTCCCCGGTGCGGTTTGCGGTGCAGATGTCTCCTTCTGTACAGGTGCTTTCGGTATCGCGATGGAAGGCTTTGCAGTAAGGATGACACTCAGTAGGATTAAGCCAACGATGCTTCCACCCAAGATCCATGTTGCTTTTTCCATAAAATCATTGGTACGCTGTACCCCGAACTGTGCGGAGGATGTACCGCCGAAAGTACCGGAAAGTCCGCCACCCTTAGGATTCTGTGCCATAATAATGATTATTAGCAGAACGCTAAGAATGATGATGAGGATCATGAATAATGTAAATATTGTGCCCATTCCGTTTTTTAGATTTTCGAACTGCAAATATAATTATTATTTTTAAAATTGCAGTTTATTTATGCAAAACTGCGGTCATTAATATAAATGACTGTAATCCGATGTTATACTTAGGCCGATGGGTATTAATTTTTGTTATTAAAGATAAAAAATGTTTTAATTTGCCTTATGAAAAATTTTCTCCTTAATCATGTGAGTTTTGATTCATTAACCACACTTTTCAGTCAGGCACCCGTAGCATTGGCCATGTTGATGGGAGAAGAACAAATCGTAGAAGTTGCCAACGAGCAGATCCTCGAACTTTGGGGCAAAGACCGTAGTGTAATTGGGCTGCCGATTATAGAAGCGCTCCCCGAAATTCGCGATCAGGGTTTTCCTAAAATCTTGAAAGATGTTTATCGAACCGGTATCCCTTTTAAGGGGAATGAAGTATTGGCCGTACTTATCAAAAATGGCATCCCTACGGACTGTTATTTCGATTTTGTGTATTCACCTATTTATAATGAAGGGGTAGTTACCGGAATCAGCGTGGTCGCAACAGAGGTGACGGATAAAGTACTCTCGGATAAAAAACTTCACGAAAGTGAACTCCGCTTCAAAGAATTGCTGCTGATTTCAGATTATTCTACCGCAATTTACCGTGGTCGCGATTTAATTATTGAATTCGCCAATGATAAAATGATTAAAACCTGGGGTAAAGATGCCTCCGTAATCGGTAAAAAACTTGAAGACGCCATCCCCGAACTTGCAGGGCAACCATTTGTGCAGATTCTACAGAGTATTTACGAAACCGGCGAAACCTATATCGCACAGGAGGACAGGGTAGATCTGGTGGTAGATGGCGTTCTACAGACCTTCTATTACAATTTTTCATACAAACCTCTTCACGATGCTAATGGTGAGATCTATGCCATCATGAATGTCGCTGTTAACGTAACAGAATTGGTAAATGCACGCCAGAAAGCCCAGTCTAATGAATATGAATACCGCACGCTCGCCGAAGCGATGTCACAAATGGTTTGGACAGCCAAGCCAGATGGCAAAATAGACTTCTGCAGCCGCAACATGAGCGACTTGTTTGGGTGCAAAGAAATGGAGATAGAGGATTTCGATTTTGGAAAATTCATACATCCTGATGATCGGGCAAAGCACCGCCTCCTCTGGCGCAATGCAGTCGCCACAAAAAAGAATTTTGAACTCGAATACAGGCTTTTCAGTAAAGCCGCCGGGCAATATATTTGGTACTTAAGCCGTGCTACGCCTGTTATTGATGATGAAGGTAACATCATAAAATGGATTGGCACCGCTACAGATATTAATGAATTTAAAAACCTCGTTTCACAGAAAGATACTTTTCTTGGTATTGCCAGCCATGAACTTAAAACACCGCTTACTTCCCTGAAACTTTATGCACAAGTCCTGGAAAGAATGCTGAAGAAAAGCGGTGATGAAAAAAATGCAGAATTCGCACATAAGATGGATATGCAGGTCGTAAAACTCACTTCCTTAATCGCTGACCTTTTGGATGTTACAAAAATAAATGCCGGTAAGATTCATCTGAATGAACACCTGTTCAATTTCGCAAAACTGGTGGAAGAAACGGTTGAAGAACAACAAATGTCCACTTCTCATAAAATTGAAGTCTACATGGAAAGCGAGGGTATGGTTTTTGCTGACAAAGAACGGATTGCCCAGGTCATGAGTAATTTAATCTCCAACGCAATCAAATATTCACCCGAGGCACAACGCATTGTGGTACAAACCAAAGCAGACGGCAATAACATCATATTCTGTGTGCAGGATTTTGGTATCGGTATGCCCGCAGAGAAGATCCATAAAGTCTTCGAGCAGTATTATCGTGTGAGTGGTGATGAGGAAAATACGTATCCGGGATTGGGCTTAGGACTGTACATTGCAGCACAGATTATAGAACGATCCAATGGTAAAATCTGGGTGGAAAGCGAGCTTGACAAAGGATCAGTTTTCTATTTTTCGCTGCCGCTGGCCCAACCTTAACTTATGATGCAAAGATGAATTCAAAGAAAATTGTAATTGTAGATGACGACACGGCGATCCTAGACTCGCTATCGGTAATGTTGGATTTTGAAGGGTTTGATGTAAACGCTTTCGAGCGTGGATCAGAGATATTTCAGTTCGTAGAATCTGTTTCCAAACCAGATCTCATTATGCTTGATATTTGGCTCTCCGGCGAAGATGGCCGTGATATCTGTAAGAAATTAAAAGAAAATGAGACCACTAAGAACATCCCAGTCGTGATGATGTCAGCCGCGCGTGGACTCGAAAATACGGCTTACCATTCTGGCGCAAGCGCGTTTATTGCAAAACCTTTTGAGATTGAGGAAGTAGTGGATAAACTGCACCAACTGACTTCCTGATTTCTGTCTATCAAACCCGAACTACATCGAAATTGAAAGATGTAGTAAAATTCATCTGGAAATTCGAGTTTAAACGGTATTTAAGTTTCTTGGAGATCTCAGTAAGTAGATTAAAATAATCTGTTTTTGCCAAATCATCTTCAAAAAGTTTCTGATTGTTCAGTTTAATCCCCGAATCATCGAACCTGATATATTCCAGACCATAATGCGCGTGAAGTTTCTCAAGAAATTTCAGATCCTCTAAAGAAAGTATATTTTCAGACATGGCTAATTGTTTTTAAGTTAGAATCTTAGCTTCAATTTTTATGCCTTTTTTAAGAAATGATAACACCTTTTTAAGATTTAAGCTATTCGTTCTCATGCACCATATAATCCATAAAAAAAAACGGCAGCCGATAAAAGCTGCCGTAATCATCTAATTCTTATCAATCATTATTTAAAATCTGTATCTTTTGCCTGATTTACCTGATAAGATGTTACGCTGAACTCTACCGGCATACCAGCCATGTTCTGCGCGATTTTATAAGGCATCAACACTCCCGATACTGTTTTGAAGTCAGAGAAGGTGGTAGGTACAGTCATTTCTCCCTGTGGGCCTTTCTGTACTCTGGTTTCTCCGATTTTCAACCCAGATTTTACGCTGTAGTAATAGGTAGTTGTACCATGCTTTACGGCGTAAGCATCCTCGTTATTCACTTTTTCGATACCGTTAAGCTTATAATCGGCGAATTTTGTAAACATCAGTTCAGGGAAGAGTTCGCCTGAGGCAGCAAACTCCTTCTTCATGTCGTCTGTTAAAGGCATTTTTTGTCCTTGTGCTTCCATATATCCGTCTTTGCCATCAAACGTAATCTTCTGAAGGGTATTTCCCATCATTTTAACCTCCATTTTCGTTTTCCCACCTTTTGCGCGCAACATATTCATTTGGATATCCATGCCCTGTACTTTAGCGGAAGCATCTGTAGTGATGGAGTTTACCTTTTGTACCGCAGCCAGGCCACCAATTGCGTTGATGTACTTATCAGCTACCGTTTGTAGCGTGATGCTGGGATCAAGTGTCTTTGTGGAGGGTTTGGCTGTTGGGTTGGCTTCAGCATCGTAATAATTCACGGGGTAGCCCAGTTTTTCCAGACTTTCGGTGATATCGGCGCCTTTACCGGCCACGAAGATGCGGCTTTGGTTTTGCAGGATGTTCTTTTTCGCTGCTTCAGATACGTCTGCGGCAGTTACTTTATCAATAGATTTCAGATAATTGGTGTAGAAATCCGCAGGTAAATTCTGCACTTTTTCATTTACTGCAAATCTTGCAATGGTGGCAGGGCTTTCAAGCGAGCGAATGAAGTCCCCTTTCAGTTTCGCTTTTGCGTTGGCTAACTCGTCAGGCTTTACGGTAGAAATCTCCCGCAGTTCGTTCATGAATTCTTTAACAGCTTTATCGGTGACTTCATTCCTTACGCTGGCATTTGCAGTAAATCCTGGGGTATATTTGCTGGCAGTGAGGGATGAATAGGCGCCATACGTGAAACCGTTTTTCTCGCGAAGGTTCATGAACAGTCTGGATTCGCCACCGCCACCAAGGATGTAATTAGCGATAATGGATGGAAAGTACTGCGGATCATTCATCTTTAAAGTATGGATGTTCCCTACCGAAACTACCGATTGTACCGCGTTGGGCACATCTACGACATTAATTTCTGTTCTTGCCAGATTGGTAGCCGGCTCCAAGGCTGCGAATTGTGTCCCGGATTTTTTCCAGTTTGCGAATGCCTTTTCAATCAGTCTTTTGGCATCATTGTACTTTACATCACCAACTACTACCAGATAGGCATTATCTGGCGCGTAGTATTTTCTGTACATGTCTTGTACATCAGTAAGTTGCACGTTTTGGATCGTGGCCTCGGTTTCAAATTCCCCACGCGAGGTGTTTTTACCATAAGTGAGCGCGTTAGACACCCGCATGGCGATAGCACTTGCATTCTTTTCATCTGCTTTAAGGCCTTCAATCATTCTTTCTTTAGAATTCTGGACTTCTGTTGCTGAGAATTTAGGGTTCACGATGGCATCAGCCATTAAACCAAGCACTTGCGGGAAATATTTTGAAAGTGTGTTGGCGTTGGCACCTGCTGAAGAAAAGGAGAGGTTTGCGCCCAGAAAATCAATTTTTTTATTGAACTGTTCTTTGCTCAGCGTGGTGGTTCCGTTTCCTAATTGGTCGGCCATAATTTGGCTTACTCCTGCAATTTTTCCTTCAAAGATGGGCGGGCGGTCCATCGAAAGGCTCATGTTCACGCGGGGTAATTTATTGTTTTCGACTACCATTACGGTAAGTCCGTTTTTCAGCGTGAAGGTTTTAGGCTTAGTGATGTTGATGGTAGGGGTAGGGCCGGGTTTGGGCATCTGGTCCTTATCGATGGTCTGTGCAGACAGCGTGCCTGAAATTAAAAATGCTGCCGCGATATATTTAAAGTGGTATTTCATGGATTATTTTTTTTCAGGTAGATAGTTAATGACTACTCTTTGGTTAGGGTTTAGGTATTTTTTAGCGGCGTTCATAAGGTCCTGACGAGAAACTGAACGGTAAATGTCAAGCTCTTTGTTGATTAGATTGGTGTCACCCAATAAAACGTGGCTGGTCGCCAGTGATGCTGCAATACCCTGTATGGAAGAGTTGGCGTTCACGAATTGATTTTCGTATTGATTCAGAAGTTTTTGATAATCTTCTTCTGAGATTAAAGTTGTTTGAAGTTTCTTAATTTCCGCATCTATGTCTTTCTGAAGCGTATCTTTTGTGGTGGCGCCCATCGGAATAGCGAAGAATGCAAAGATGCCGGCATCTTCGAGGCCCATGTTAAAGGCCTGTACCTGGAGTGCTTTTTTATCCTGATCTACTAATTTTTTATAAAGCACCGATGATTTTCCTTCACTTAGGTAAGAGGAAAGCATGTTAAGGGTATAAGCGTCTTTCTCTTTGTTTGATGGCGTTCTGTACGCGAAAACATATGCAGGAAGTTGGATGTTCTTATCCGTGGCGGTAACTTCTTTTTCTTTGGTAATCGGTTCGTCTTTCGGGAAGTTTTTCGGGTAAACGGTTCCTTTTGGGATGTCGCCATAGTACTCGTTGATCCATTTCTTCGTCTGTTCTGGGTTGATGTCGCCGGCTACCACCAATGTGGCGTTATTTGGTACGTAATATTTCTTGTAGAAATCCTGGAACTCTGAAAGTTGTGCAGCATTCAGATCTTCCATGGAGCCAATGGTCGACCAATGGTAAGGGTGTTTGGTAAAGAGATTGTTCTGTACTACTGTAAATAGGTTTCCGTACGGTTGATTGTCCATCCGAAGACGTTTCTCTTCTTTCACCACCTCGCGCTGGGTATCTACACCAATTTGGTTAATGGTGCCGCTTTTCAGTCTTTCGCTTTCCATCCACAGGCCAAGTTGCTCGTTGTTGGAGGGGAAGGTTTCATAATAATAGGTACGGTCGTTTGTGGTATTGGCGTTGTTTGTTCCGCCGTTGGCAGATACAATTTTAAACCAATCGCCACGCTTGATGTTCTTGGTTCCTTCAAACAGCAGGTGCTCAAAGAAATGTGCCATTCCCGTTCTGCCCACGGCCTCATCTTTTGCGCCTACATGGTACATCACACCGGTAGTCACCACGGGAGCAGAATTATCCTGATGCAGGATTACGTGCAACCCATTGGGGAGATCATATTCCTCAAATTTAATTTGCTGTGCGTACGCCGTAATCCCAAGGAATGCGGCTGCGGCAGCAGAAAGAAGTCTTTTTTTCATAAACTGTAAAATTTAGTTAATTGGTACCTGTTAACCCTCTAAAGTTACATTATTTTTTCACTTCTGCGTATAAATTAGTGTTTGATGTAAATTGATCTCAAATATCCAAGATTCTTCGTTTATAGCTAAAGATTTTACAATGGCTGCATCGTCATGCTTATTTCATTTAAAATGCGTATCTTTGCACTTGAACAAGGCAGTTCTGCGATTTTCATCCGTTATAGTACCGTATTCCTATCAGTTTTTTATCCGCAGCGCCTTTATGTTATTCCGAAATATCCACCGCGATACCTTCTGAAATCACCGCTTCACGGAAGCTGAATTTATAATCAAAAAATTTTTAATACTACAATATTATATGGCAGATTCTTTCTCGAAAAAAGAAAATTTAAAGAAAAAACAACAAAAACAAAAGGAGAAATCCCAAAAACGCGAAGAGCGTAAAAGCAACAACAATAAAGGCAAAGATCTTACGGAGATGTTCCTGTACGTAGATGCCAACGGTCAGTTGACTTCTACACCGCCAGACCAGCAAGAGCGCGAAGGGGTAAACCTGGATGATATACAGCTGGGCGCAGCGCCTATTGAGGCAGAGGAAACTGTAAAAACAGGTATCGTTACCTTCCTGAGTGATAAGGGATATGGTTTCATCACCGAAAACAATACCAAGGAAAATATCTTCTTCCACGAAAATAACTGTGCGCAGGAAGTGAAGAAAGGTAACAAAGTATCCTTTGAAAAAGAAAAATCACCAAAAGGATTTTCTGCAATTAACATCCAGCTTGTTAAATAAACTGCGGATCATCCTCAGCACGAAAAAAAGCTCCGCACGGAGCTTTCTGTATTTCAGCAAGTCAGCACATGATTTTATAGCTTTGACTTCGCTGGATATTTCACTAAATTTGTTGCCCAAAAATTTTTGCACAGATGGATTATTTGAAAGGATTAAATGAAGCACAATATCAGGCCGTTACCACACTTGAAGGGCCGCTGATGGTGCTTGCTGGCGCCGGATCCGGGAAAACCCGGGTGCTTACGATGCGTATTGCCCACCTGATTACCAACCTGGTAGATCCTTTCAACATTCTTGCCCTTACCTTCACCAATAAAGCGGCGAAGGAAATGAAGGAACGTATCGCTAAAGTAGTAGGGCAAAGTGAAGCCCGATCACTTTGGATGGGCACATTCCACTCGGTATTTGCCAGGATTCTCCGTAGTGAAGCTCATTATTTGGGGTTTCCCTCCAATTTCACGATTTACGATTCCCAGGACTCACTTAATGTGCTTAAAAAAGTCTTGAAAGACCAGAATATTGATGCCGACCTTTATAAACCCAAAAAAGTATTGGCTCGC
This DNA window, taken from Chryseobacterium sp. 6424, encodes the following:
- a CDS encoding cold shock domain-containing protein yields the protein MADSFSKKENLKKKQQKQKEKSQKREERKSNNNKGKDLTEMFLYVDANGQLTSTPPDQQEREGVNLDDIQLGAAPIEAEETVKTGIVTFLSDKGYGFITENNTKENIFFHENNCAQEVKKGNKVSFEKEKSPKGFSAINIQLVK
- the secG gene encoding preprotein translocase subunit SecG; the protein is MGTIFTLFMILIIILSVLLIIIIMAQNPKGGGLSGTFGGTSSAQFGVQRTNDFMEKATWILGGSIVGLILLSVILTAKPSIAIPKAPVQKETSAPQTAPGTNNPATLPAAAAK
- a CDS encoding M16 family metallopeptidase translates to MKKRLLSAAAAAFLGITAYAQQIKFEEYDLPNGLHVILHQDNSAPVVTTGVMYHVGAKDEAVGRTGMAHFFEHLLFEGTKNIKRGDWFKIVSANGGTNNANTTNDRTYYYETFPSNNEQLGLWMESERLKSGTINQIGVDTQREVVKEEKRLRMDNQPYGNLFTVVQNNLFTKHPYHWSTIGSMEDLNAAQLSEFQDFYKKYYVPNNATLVVAGDINPEQTKKWINEYYGDIPKGTVYPKNFPKDEPITKEKEVTATDKNIQLPAYVFAYRTPSNKEKDAYTLNMLSSYLSEGKSSVLYKKLVDQDKKALQVQAFNMGLEDAGIFAFFAIPMGATTKDTLQKDIDAEIKKLQTTLISEEDYQKLLNQYENQFVNANSSIQGIAASLATSHVLLGDTNLINKELDIYRSVSRQDLMNAAKKYLNPNQRVVINYLPEKK
- a CDS encoding glycosyltransferase family 2 protein, which encodes MKLSVIMVHYNVADLLRKCLISAEKYLKGITHEIIVIDNASPDHSWQMLRDEFPQVKFIAADENRGFAVANNSAAKIAEGDYLLLLNPDTEFEGDDMPEILNFADAQKDLGCLGVRMHDASGQFLPESKRSVPDMFNSFEKLFTGFRRQQAKSYYRNDVPEHEIAEVEVITGAFLLIKRELYLEVDGLDESYFMYGEDIDLCYTLLRKNYSNWYYGKASILHHKGESTVKDAVYLQRFYGAMQIFVDKYYKETKPLQHWLLSVGLQFRHYLEKRKLHKKEA
- a CDS encoding PAS domain-containing sensor histidine kinase; amino-acid sequence: MKNFLLNHVSFDSLTTLFSQAPVALAMLMGEEQIVEVANEQILELWGKDRSVIGLPIIEALPEIRDQGFPKILKDVYRTGIPFKGNEVLAVLIKNGIPTDCYFDFVYSPIYNEGVVTGISVVATEVTDKVLSDKKLHESELRFKELLLISDYSTAIYRGRDLIIEFANDKMIKTWGKDASVIGKKLEDAIPELAGQPFVQILQSIYETGETYIAQEDRVDLVVDGVLQTFYYNFSYKPLHDANGEIYAIMNVAVNVTELVNARQKAQSNEYEYRTLAEAMSQMVWTAKPDGKIDFCSRNMSDLFGCKEMEIEDFDFGKFIHPDDRAKHRLLWRNAVATKKNFELEYRLFSKAAGQYIWYLSRATPVIDDEGNIIKWIGTATDINEFKNLVSQKDTFLGIASHELKTPLTSLKLYAQVLERMLKKSGDEKNAEFAHKMDMQVVKLTSLIADLLDVTKINAGKIHLNEHLFNFAKLVEETVEEQQMSTSHKIEVYMESEGMVFADKERIAQVMSNLISNAIKYSPEAQRIVVQTKADGNNIIFCVQDFGIGMPAEKIHKVFEQYYRVSGDEENTYPGLGLGLYIAAQIIERSNGKIWVESELDKGSVFYFSLPLAQP
- a CDS encoding PleD family two-component system response regulator; its protein translation is MNSKKIVIVDDDTAILDSLSVMLDFEGFDVNAFERGSEIFQFVESVSKPDLIMLDIWLSGEDGRDICKKLKENETTKNIPVVMMSAARGLENTAYHSGASAFIAKPFEIEEVVDKLHQLTS
- a CDS encoding M16 family metallopeptidase gives rise to the protein MKYHFKYIAAAFLISGTLSAQTIDKDQMPKPGPTPTINITKPKTFTLKNGLTVMVVENNKLPRVNMSLSMDRPPIFEGKIAGVSQIMADQLGNGTTTLSKEQFNKKIDFLGANLSFSSAGANANTLSKYFPQVLGLMADAIVNPKFSATEVQNSKERMIEGLKADEKNASAIAMRVSNALTYGKNTSRGEFETEATIQNVQLTDVQDMYRKYYAPDNAYLVVVGDVKYNDAKRLIEKAFANWKKSGTQFAALEPATNLARTEINVVDVPNAVQSVVSVGNIHTLKMNDPQYFPSIIANYILGGGGESRLFMNLREKNGFTYGAYSSLTASKYTPGFTANASVRNEVTDKAVKEFMNELREISTVKPDELANAKAKLKGDFIRSLESPATIARFAVNEKVQNLPADFYTNYLKSIDKVTAADVSEAAKKNILQNQSRIFVAGKGADITESLEKLGYPVNYYDAEANPTAKPSTKTLDPSITLQTVADKYINAIGGLAAVQKVNSITTDASAKVQGMDIQMNMLRAKGGKTKMEVKMMGNTLQKITFDGKDGYMEAQGQKMPLTDDMKKEFAASGELFPELMFTKFADYKLNGIEKVNNEDAYAVKHGTTTYYYSVKSGLKIGETRVQKGPQGEMTVPTTFSDFKTVSGVLMPYKIAQNMAGMPVEFSVTSYQVNQAKDTDFK